From the Leucobacter tenebrionis genome, one window contains:
- a CDS encoding glycosyltransferase — protein sequence MAQNAPQADFSLLLPVYAGDDPGFLRLAFESSVDRQSLRPAEAVIVQDGPVPEPLADELSRIEAHSPIPTRIVRLPENRGLTEALNAGLDACSHPVVARMDADDVSLPGRFERQWALLQRGFDLVGTGMVEFESDPEQPVATRVPPVGSQRIRDHARTHNPFNHPTMMYRVEALDRVGRYRPFGKMEDYWLGIRLIDSGARVENIADPLLAYRVGSGAFARRGGWAEARTEWRLQREMLRMGFVTRGQYLRNVVMKGAYRLMPARLKRVLFRGLVGRGLPGDRAAE from the coding sequence ATGGCGCAGAACGCTCCGCAGGCCGACTTCTCGCTGCTGCTCCCGGTGTACGCGGGGGACGATCCCGGGTTCCTGCGGCTCGCCTTCGAGTCATCGGTGGATCGCCAGAGCCTGCGTCCGGCCGAGGCCGTGATCGTGCAGGACGGGCCGGTGCCCGAGCCGCTGGCCGACGAGCTCTCGCGGATCGAGGCGCACAGCCCGATCCCGACCCGCATCGTGCGCCTCCCCGAGAACCGGGGCCTCACCGAGGCCCTCAACGCCGGTCTCGACGCGTGCTCGCACCCCGTCGTGGCCCGGATGGACGCCGACGACGTCTCCCTGCCCGGCCGCTTCGAGCGCCAGTGGGCGCTGCTGCAGCGGGGCTTCGACCTCGTGGGCACGGGCATGGTCGAGTTCGAGAGCGATCCCGAGCAGCCCGTCGCGACCCGGGTGCCGCCCGTCGGCTCGCAGCGCATCCGCGACCACGCGCGCACCCACAACCCGTTCAACCACCCGACGATGATGTACCGCGTCGAGGCGCTCGACCGCGTCGGCCGCTACCGCCCCTTCGGCAAGATGGAGGACTACTGGTTGGGGATCCGGCTCATCGACAGCGGCGCACGCGTGGAGAACATCGCGGATCCGCTGCTCGCCTACCGCGTCGGCTCGGGGGCGTTCGCGCGCCGCGGCGGGTGGGCCGAGGCGCGCACGGAGTGGCGACTGCAGCGAGAGATGCTGCGCATGGGCTTCGTGACGCGCGGCCAGTACCTGCGCAACGTCGTGATGAAGGGCGCGTATCGTCTGATGCCCGCGCGGCTGAAGCGCGTGCTGTTCCGCGGACTCGTGGGGCGCGGGCTGCCGGGGGATCGCGCCGCGGAGTAG
- a CDS encoding acyltransferase family protein: MPETAAAPISRMPSSSPKPSSSRPQLRYRHDIDGLRAVAVLLVVIYHVWLGRVSGGVDAFLMISAFFLTGSFVRRLEVGAPLAIAGQWIRTFKRLLPAAVVVITATVIAGTFVLPASSHPALWHHAWASLFYSENWALAFESVDYYADTALAGPLQHFWSLSVQGQVFLLWPLLFAVIAFVRWTFRLRSVRAVALVFFALLFAASLAYSVITTRDHQQFAYFDTGARLWEFAAGSLLAVVLPWISLPRGLSAIIGWVGLAALLACGMVLDVQGGFPGYLALWPVLSVAAIILAGTPEDRGLGPAVILETRPVLMLGRDAYALYLVHWPILVLTLVSRRGEPLGFVEGLILILVSIVLARLLTWAVDSPLRRSHWANSSNPRGLLVIVVSIALVAGPLTAIQYSSAKQADEIIAESESGSAADDEREQPNPGAAVLLPGWEGEVDPDAPRRPLPQELGRQWGGLPDDCSSGELLPLPQSVELCRQTEPVDRPARTIVVIGNSHAQQWLDPLAIAAEQSDWHAVSFLYAACAFGLRDTQESDDVFHSAECRQWNEDVLDLIEEIDPDAVLTIGAATEPTDADHPQDAGEREHVLDGADESIERLRKMGVPVVLIRDNPRFTFDSYLCVEQAEDAEECGVQRSQALAERNPAEELAGPDVFTLDMTDLICPDDTCPAVIGNVNVYMDDNHLSSLYAATMAPELQERLQQILAQIPPSRAQSPGLTTR; this comes from the coding sequence ATGCCCGAGACAGCAGCTGCGCCTATTTCGCGCATGCCGTCGTCTTCGCCGAAGCCCTCGTCCTCGCGCCCGCAGCTTCGCTACCGTCACGATATCGACGGGCTGCGCGCGGTCGCCGTGCTGCTGGTCGTGATCTACCACGTGTGGCTGGGCAGGGTGTCGGGCGGAGTCGACGCGTTCCTGATGATCTCCGCGTTCTTCCTCACCGGTTCCTTCGTGCGGCGTCTCGAGGTGGGCGCACCCCTCGCGATCGCCGGGCAGTGGATCCGCACGTTCAAGCGCCTGCTGCCCGCCGCGGTCGTGGTGATCACCGCCACCGTCATCGCCGGCACCTTCGTGCTCCCCGCCTCATCTCACCCCGCGCTGTGGCACCACGCCTGGGCGTCCCTCTTCTACTCCGAGAACTGGGCGCTCGCGTTCGAATCGGTCGACTACTACGCCGACACCGCGCTCGCGGGGCCGCTGCAGCATTTCTGGTCGCTATCGGTGCAGGGTCAGGTCTTCCTGCTCTGGCCGCTGCTCTTCGCAGTCATCGCGTTCGTACGCTGGACTTTCCGGCTGCGGAGCGTACGCGCGGTCGCTCTCGTCTTCTTCGCGCTGCTCTTCGCCGCGTCCCTCGCCTACTCGGTCATCACCACCCGAGACCACCAGCAGTTCGCCTACTTCGACACGGGCGCGAGGCTCTGGGAGTTCGCCGCGGGGTCCCTGCTCGCGGTCGTGCTGCCCTGGATCAGCCTGCCGCGCGGGCTCAGCGCGATCATCGGCTGGGTCGGCCTCGCGGCCTTGCTCGCCTGCGGCATGGTGCTCGACGTGCAGGGCGGCTTCCCCGGCTACCTCGCGCTGTGGCCGGTGCTCTCGGTCGCGGCGATCATCCTCGCGGGCACCCCGGAGGATCGCGGTCTCGGCCCCGCGGTGATCCTCGAGACCCGCCCCGTGCTCATGCTCGGCCGGGACGCCTATGCGCTGTACCTGGTCCACTGGCCGATCCTCGTGCTCACGCTCGTGAGCCGTCGAGGCGAGCCGCTCGGCTTCGTCGAGGGCCTGATCCTGATCCTCGTCTCCATCGTTCTCGCGCGCCTGCTCACGTGGGCGGTCGACTCCCCGCTCCGCCGGAGCCACTGGGCCAACAGCAGCAACCCCAGGGGCCTCCTGGTCATCGTGGTGTCGATCGCGCTCGTCGCGGGTCCGCTCACGGCCATCCAGTACTCGTCGGCGAAGCAGGCCGACGAGATCATCGCGGAGTCGGAATCAGGGTCTGCTGCGGACGACGAGCGAGAGCAGCCGAACCCCGGCGCCGCCGTGCTGCTTCCGGGGTGGGAAGGCGAAGTCGATCCCGATGCTCCCCGCCGCCCGCTGCCGCAAGAACTGGGCCGCCAGTGGGGAGGCCTGCCAGACGACTGCTCGAGCGGCGAGCTGCTGCCGCTGCCGCAGAGCGTCGAACTGTGCCGGCAGACGGAACCCGTCGATCGCCCCGCCCGCACCATCGTCGTCATCGGAAACTCTCACGCCCAGCAGTGGCTCGACCCCCTCGCGATCGCGGCCGAGCAGAGCGATTGGCACGCCGTCTCGTTCCTTTACGCGGCATGCGCCTTCGGCCTGCGCGACACGCAAGAGAGCGACGACGTCTTCCACAGCGCCGAGTGCCGGCAGTGGAACGAGGACGTGCTCGACCTCATCGAGGAGATCGACCCCGACGCCGTGCTCACGATCGGCGCCGCCACGGAACCCACCGACGCCGATCACCCGCAGGATGCGGGCGAGCGCGAGCACGTGCTCGACGGCGCCGACGAGTCCATCGAGCGGCTGCGGAAGATGGGCGTCCCGGTCGTGCTCATCCGCGACAATCCCCGGTTCACGTTCGACAGCTACCTGTGCGTCGAGCAGGCCGAAGATGCCGAGGAGTGCGGGGTGCAGCGCTCGCAGGCCCTGGCCGAGCGCAACCCGGCCGAGGAGCTGGCGGGCCCCGACGTGTTCACGCTCGACATGACCGACCTCATCTGCCCGGATGACACCTGCCCGGCGGTGATCGGCAACGTCAACGTGTACATGGACGACAACCACCTGAGCAGCCTCTACGCCGCGACCATGGCCCCTGAGCTGCAGGAGCGCCTGCAGCAGATCCTCGCGCAGATCCCGCCTTCGCGGGCCCAGTCGCCGGGGCTCACGACGCGCTGA
- a CDS encoding bifunctional glycosyltransferase/CDP-glycerol:glycerophosphate glycerophosphotransferase, whose translation MSEAAESEVQTLANPYSSVVLPELGEDRVPDVSVVIICYNDAEHLPSAVESVRIQTLENVEILICDDHSTDDTPAVAAALCAEDSRISYHRLEVNSGGCGGPRNRGIREARGRYLMFLDSDDQLERHACKNMMLAAERDGSELVTGLMQRRYLDGSGIREPWYGWLYTERRLLQSIADFPELIHDTTATNKLYRREFFDRTGLRFPEDMHYEDIAFSAKALCSARGISVIPEYIYFWNVYPSETRESITNQRDDEKNLRDRMFAIDIAQSEYEAVSDELREEMELKILKHHLRLYLNDIPKYDDERAAAIVHAVLPYVEKINLETVEKLNLGERALYAALFTGDIEAVKRCMLVGRHGSVGGEVVAAEGGAFWRPGPSGERPVGSPMAAALSDFSQTHYVEQAHTQISYAYVLTEVNVENDKLILRGIASDPLGKLKLPGSALRIGLRKFGEGTTFSDYVPLVAAGDQVTWSVELPLPRRNSLRERADREFYVDTRLAGGSTNSAPLRMAPSLEGELQAIVDRTLMGRMLRDRWSFQAGFRDMALLKVDISPWGDFVRRTAKGAVKYLPGRKWMAARLDDLRNPYSSLNRDTVYPLMRRFPIKDDLALFEANMGSSVFDNPRAVFEQLRRSNPEINAVWAVNGNPRLDAELGSAPRVQRGSLRYLWMLARAKYIVDNQSLPNYFVKRDEQRYLQTWHGIPYKKIGFDLVLTMSKQEQKRVSEAVAAWDGLVSPSDYFEEVFLPAFDYHGPLIRGGYPRNDVLLQLAERKRELRAKLDIGADRKVVLYAPTFRDGTRGKRDEELHFDIEKWDERFGDDVTLLIRSHYLNRFSIPERFKGRCIDVSDYGDVAELYAISDVLVTDYSSVMFDFALLGRPIVIFAPDYEEFTTQSRGAYFDLSANAPGAFTLTEDEMFNAVRAGLSADTASAELLDFRRKFCGEEDGRASERAVQFLLSGGNS comes from the coding sequence ATGAGCGAAGCAGCCGAGTCTGAGGTGCAGACGTTGGCGAACCCGTACAGCTCCGTCGTGCTCCCCGAGCTGGGCGAGGACCGGGTTCCCGATGTGTCCGTGGTCATCATCTGCTACAACGATGCCGAGCACCTGCCGTCGGCGGTCGAATCGGTGCGCATCCAGACGCTCGAGAACGTCGAGATCCTCATCTGCGACGATCACTCCACCGACGATACTCCCGCCGTCGCGGCCGCTCTGTGCGCCGAGGACAGCCGGATCTCGTACCACCGCCTCGAAGTGAACTCAGGAGGATGCGGAGGACCGCGTAATCGGGGCATCCGCGAGGCCCGCGGCCGCTACCTCATGTTCCTCGACTCGGACGATCAGCTCGAGCGACACGCCTGCAAGAACATGATGCTCGCAGCCGAGCGCGACGGGAGCGAACTCGTCACGGGGCTCATGCAGCGGAGGTATCTCGACGGATCGGGGATCCGCGAGCCGTGGTACGGCTGGCTGTACACGGAGCGCCGTCTGCTGCAGAGCATCGCCGATTTCCCGGAGCTCATCCACGACACGACCGCGACCAACAAGCTGTACAGGCGCGAGTTCTTCGACCGTACGGGCCTGCGGTTCCCCGAGGATATGCACTACGAGGACATCGCCTTCTCCGCGAAGGCCCTCTGCAGCGCTCGGGGGATCAGCGTCATCCCCGAGTACATCTACTTCTGGAACGTGTATCCCTCCGAGACCCGGGAGTCGATCACCAACCAGAGAGATGACGAGAAGAATCTCCGAGACCGCATGTTCGCGATCGATATCGCGCAGTCGGAATACGAGGCCGTGTCCGACGAACTGCGCGAGGAGATGGAGCTCAAGATCCTGAAGCACCATCTGCGCCTCTACCTGAACGACATTCCGAAGTACGACGACGAGCGCGCGGCCGCGATCGTCCATGCGGTGCTGCCGTACGTCGAGAAGATCAATCTCGAGACGGTCGAGAAGCTGAACCTCGGTGAGCGGGCGCTCTACGCGGCCCTCTTCACGGGGGATATCGAGGCCGTCAAACGCTGCATGCTCGTCGGGCGGCACGGGTCCGTCGGCGGCGAGGTGGTCGCGGCCGAGGGCGGTGCGTTCTGGAGGCCGGGTCCCTCGGGCGAGCGCCCCGTCGGCTCGCCGATGGCGGCCGCGCTGAGCGATTTCAGCCAGACCCACTACGTCGAGCAGGCGCACACCCAGATCTCGTACGCGTATGTGCTCACCGAGGTCAATGTCGAGAACGACAAGCTCATCCTGCGCGGGATCGCGTCCGATCCGCTCGGCAAATTGAAACTACCGGGAAGCGCCTTGAGGATCGGTCTGCGGAAGTTCGGCGAGGGGACCACCTTCTCCGATTACGTGCCGCTCGTCGCAGCGGGCGACCAGGTCACCTGGAGCGTCGAACTGCCGCTGCCGCGGCGCAATTCATTGAGGGAGCGGGCCGACCGCGAGTTCTACGTCGATACGAGGCTCGCGGGCGGATCGACGAACTCCGCCCCGCTGCGCATGGCGCCCAGCCTCGAGGGCGAGTTGCAGGCCATCGTCGACCGCACGCTCATGGGGCGGATGCTGCGGGACCGCTGGTCGTTCCAGGCCGGGTTCCGCGACATGGCGCTCCTCAAGGTGGATATCTCGCCGTGGGGCGATTTCGTGCGACGCACGGCGAAGGGAGCCGTCAAGTACCTGCCCGGCCGGAAATGGATGGCCGCTCGACTGGACGATCTGCGCAACCCGTACTCCTCCCTCAACCGGGATACCGTCTACCCGCTCATGCGACGCTTCCCGATCAAGGACGACCTGGCGCTGTTCGAAGCCAACATGGGGTCTTCGGTCTTCGACAATCCCCGAGCGGTGTTCGAGCAGCTGAGGCGCAGCAATCCCGAGATCAACGCGGTCTGGGCGGTCAACGGCAACCCGCGGCTCGATGCCGAACTCGGTTCCGCACCGCGCGTTCAGCGCGGGTCGCTCCGATACCTCTGGATGCTCGCCCGGGCGAAGTACATCGTCGACAACCAGTCGCTGCCCAATTACTTCGTGAAGCGCGACGAGCAGCGGTATCTGCAGACCTGGCACGGTATTCCCTATAAGAAGATCGGCTTCGACCTGGTGCTCACCATGTCCAAGCAGGAGCAGAAGCGGGTGAGCGAGGCGGTGGCCGCCTGGGACGGGCTCGTCTCGCCGAGCGACTACTTCGAAGAGGTCTTCCTCCCCGCCTTCGACTACCACGGTCCGCTCATCCGCGGCGGGTACCCGCGCAACGACGTGCTGCTGCAGCTCGCGGAGCGCAAGCGCGAGCTGCGAGCGAAGCTCGACATCGGGGCGGATCGCAAGGTCGTGCTCTACGCCCCCACGTTCCGCGATGGAACGCGGGGCAAGCGCGATGAGGAGCTGCACTTCGACATCGAGAAGTGGGACGAACGGTTCGGCGACGACGTCACCCTGCTCATCCGCTCCCACTACCTCAATCGGTTCTCGATCCCCGAGCGTTTCAAGGGCCGCTGCATCGACGTCTCCGACTACGGTGACGTTGCGGAGCTGTACGCCATCTCCGACGTGCTCGTCACGGACTACTCCTCGGTGATGTTCGACTTCGCGCTGCTGGGCAGACCGATCGTGATCTTCGCACCCGATTACGAGGAGTTCACGACTCAGAGCCGCGGGGCGTACTTCGATCTCTCCGCGAATGCCCCCGGTGCCTTCACCCTGACGGAGGACGAGATGTTCAATGCAGTGCGGGCCGGACTGAGCGCCGACACCGCTTCCGCGGAGCTCCTCGATTTCCGGCGGAAGTTCTGCGGGGAAGAGGACGGGCGCGCCTCGGAACGCGCGGTGCAGTTCTTGCTGAGCGGAGGGAACTCATGA
- a CDS encoding glycosyltransferase has translation MRKPSRIIFVQNRLDDLGGVSRWCATISAELLERGYSVEIGGVVPAPDDERAGYYSDAIRTWTLSPGARPHPDDYGSFFGRNRFNRAESRFQHGVRSSARKILRGYGHDDLMIFTQIFARESFAPAFGDLEFRDRPRTIGQYHSSFSLATADGDRRRALDAYRNDDLFSCLTPEDAELFTRYGLNNSISVDNPVTLPGEASMAALEAPIAVSLSRYDSIKQVDHMVKAWALVHREAPEWQLHLYGSGPLEDELRQEIVDAGLDGSVRLMGPTDRPAEVLSNASISLNSSRHEGFGLALGEAALLGVPSVAYACSPGVEEVVRDGETGVVVPANDVSALAHGILSLIRDPQLRRQYGAAAREYVSERFGVQRVVDQWERVFENVYR, from the coding sequence ATGAGGAAGCCGTCGCGCATCATCTTCGTCCAGAACCGGCTCGACGACCTCGGGGGCGTCTCCCGCTGGTGCGCGACGATCTCGGCGGAACTGCTCGAGCGCGGATACTCGGTCGAGATCGGCGGTGTCGTGCCGGCCCCCGATGACGAGCGCGCCGGCTACTACTCGGATGCCATCCGCACCTGGACGCTCTCGCCCGGGGCTCGGCCGCACCCTGACGATTACGGCTCCTTCTTCGGAAGGAACCGGTTCAACCGGGCTGAGAGCCGTTTCCAGCACGGTGTCAGGAGCAGCGCGAGGAAGATCCTTCGCGGTTACGGACACGACGATCTGATGATCTTCACCCAGATCTTCGCCAGGGAGAGCTTCGCCCCGGCCTTCGGCGACCTGGAGTTCCGGGATCGCCCGAGAACTATCGGGCAGTACCACAGCTCGTTCTCCCTGGCGACGGCCGACGGTGACCGGAGGCGGGCGCTCGACGCCTACCGCAACGACGATCTCTTCTCCTGCCTGACTCCGGAGGACGCCGAGCTCTTCACGCGCTACGGCCTCAACAACTCGATATCGGTCGACAACCCGGTGACGCTGCCGGGAGAAGCGAGCATGGCGGCCCTCGAAGCGCCCATCGCGGTGTCGCTCAGCCGATACGACTCCATCAAACAGGTGGACCACATGGTGAAGGCCTGGGCGCTCGTGCACCGCGAGGCCCCGGAGTGGCAGCTCCATCTGTACGGCAGCGGTCCGCTCGAGGACGAACTGCGGCAGGAGATCGTCGACGCGGGGCTCGATGGCAGCGTGCGCCTCATGGGACCAACCGACCGGCCCGCCGAGGTGCTCTCGAACGCCAGCATTTCGCTGAACAGTTCGAGGCACGAGGGTTTCGGGCTGGCGCTCGGCGAGGCCGCGCTGCTCGGCGTACCGAGCGTGGCCTACGCGTGCAGCCCCGGTGTGGAAGAGGTCGTCCGCGACGGGGAGACCGGCGTGGTGGTGCCCGCGAACGACGTGAGCGCCCTGGCGCACGGCATTCTCTCGCTGATCCGCGATCCGCAGCTGCGCCGGCAGTACGGTGCCGCCGCTCGCGAATATGTGAGCGAGCGCTTCGGAGTGCAGCGCGTGGTCGACCAGTGGGAGCGCGTGTTCGAGAACGTCTACCGCTGA
- a CDS encoding ABC transporter ATP-binding protein → MPNASDHEDNRKPAIVFEDVCKSFNINHTHSFKESFVAWLKRKQLKTSFNAVDHLSLQVAEGESIAIMGRNGSGKSTTLKLLSGVLRPDQGWVRTRGRIAGLLEVGAGFHPDLSGRQNVYLNAAILGMSKEETDERFESILEFSEIGEFIDTEVKRYSSGMYARLGFSVAVHTEVDVLLVDEVLSVGDAQFRQKCDQKMMEMREQGKTMFIVSHSVSQVRRLCERGVVLDHGRIVFDGPIEEAVLHLNGAAADSSSADDDRFPITGDFAEVYLEKPGRFGKPLGPRIETDANGGGSYQEFQWGIITSYLDGDERRTVGLTRDIFLTSYLKHGGPTGPWGYLAGHPYGGWLEDDKPRMLDFQNGTATFTLEDGLTFAPREQPDAQPAPSLG, encoded by the coding sequence TTGCCCAACGCCTCTGACCACGAAGACAACCGCAAGCCGGCGATCGTCTTCGAAGACGTCTGCAAGTCCTTCAACATCAACCACACGCACTCCTTCAAGGAGTCGTTCGTGGCCTGGTTGAAGCGCAAGCAGCTCAAGACGAGCTTCAACGCGGTCGATCATCTCAGCCTCCAGGTCGCCGAGGGCGAGTCGATCGCGATCATGGGCCGGAACGGCTCGGGCAAGTCGACGACCCTCAAGCTGCTCTCCGGTGTGCTCCGCCCCGATCAGGGCTGGGTGCGCACTCGCGGTCGAATCGCGGGTCTCCTCGAGGTCGGCGCCGGCTTCCATCCCGACCTCTCCGGGCGGCAGAACGTCTACCTGAACGCGGCGATCCTCGGCATGTCGAAGGAGGAGACCGACGAGCGCTTCGAGAGCATCCTCGAGTTCTCCGAGATCGGGGAGTTCATCGACACCGAGGTGAAGCGATACTCGTCGGGCATGTACGCCCGCCTCGGGTTCTCCGTCGCCGTGCACACCGAAGTCGACGTGCTGCTCGTCGACGAGGTGCTCTCGGTCGGCGACGCGCAGTTCAGGCAGAAGTGCGACCAGAAGATGATGGAGATGCGCGAGCAGGGCAAGACGATGTTCATCGTCAGCCACAGCGTCTCCCAGGTGCGCCGCCTCTGCGAGCGGGGCGTCGTGCTCGACCACGGGCGCATCGTGTTCGACGGGCCGATCGAGGAGGCCGTGCTGCACCTCAACGGCGCGGCCGCCGACTCCTCGTCGGCCGACGACGACCGCTTCCCGATCACCGGCGACTTCGCCGAGGTCTACCTCGAGAAGCCCGGCAGGTTCGGCAAGCCCCTGGGCCCGCGGATCGAGACCGACGCCAACGGCGGCGGCTCGTACCAGGAGTTCCAGTGGGGCATCATCACCTCGTACCTCGACGGCGACGAGCGCCGCACCGTCGGCCTCACGAGAGACATCTTCCTCACGTCGTACCTCAAGCACGGCGGTCCGACGGGCCCGTGGGGATACCTCGCCGGCCACCCGTACGGGGGGTGGCTCGAGGACGACAAGCCGCGGATGCTGGACTTCCAGAACGGCACGGCCACCTTCACCCTCGAGGACGGCCTCACCTTCGCTCCTCGAGAGCAGCCGGACGCGCAGCCGGCACCGTCCCTGGGCTGA
- a CDS encoding ABC transporter permease, translating into MTQYSALNDPEFDTPGKSKGLIDVFRHRYLLSLLLNKGIATRYYGSVLGWVWSYIRPGAQFLMYYLVIGVIMQAHRDIAFFPIYLFAGIVAVNLFGEVLRNTTSAIVDNRALVQKIYLPRELFPVSAVGVALVHFLPQAVLLLVVVLLCGWTVSWLQVLAFITGVAIIVLFALGLGLFFGAINVAYRDARNFVDLILMFSTWASPVLYSWTMVYERAPSWLYHLFMANPMTTAVELFHDVFWHPLAPDVPRPGDLLINTFIGIGLTIFTLVLGQFVFRKLEGSFAQRL; encoded by the coding sequence GTGACCCAATACTCAGCGCTCAACGATCCCGAGTTCGACACTCCGGGTAAGAGCAAGGGGCTCATCGATGTATTCCGCCATCGGTATCTGCTGTCGCTGCTCCTCAACAAGGGGATTGCGACGCGATACTACGGCTCGGTGCTCGGCTGGGTCTGGTCGTACATCCGCCCCGGCGCCCAGTTCCTCATGTACTACCTCGTCATCGGGGTCATCATGCAGGCCCACCGCGACATCGCGTTCTTCCCCATCTATCTGTTCGCGGGGATCGTCGCCGTCAACCTGTTCGGGGAGGTGCTGCGCAACACCACGAGCGCCATCGTCGACAACCGCGCCCTCGTGCAGAAGATCTATCTGCCGCGCGAGCTGTTCCCCGTCTCCGCCGTCGGCGTCGCCCTCGTCCACTTCCTCCCGCAGGCGGTGCTGCTGCTCGTGGTGGTGCTGCTGTGCGGTTGGACGGTCAGCTGGCTGCAGGTCCTCGCCTTCATCACCGGCGTCGCGATCATCGTGCTGTTCGCGCTCGGCCTGGGCCTGTTCTTCGGAGCGATCAACGTCGCGTACCGGGATGCGAGGAACTTCGTCGACCTCATCCTCATGTTCTCCACCTGGGCATCCCCGGTGCTGTACTCGTGGACCATGGTGTACGAGCGGGCGCCCTCGTGGCTCTACCACCTGTTCATGGCGAACCCGATGACCACCGCGGTAGAGCTCTTCCACGACGTCTTCTGGCATCCGCTGGCCCCCGACGTGCCGAGGCCCGGCGACCTCCTCATCAACACGTTCATCGGCATCGGCCTGACGATCTTCACGCTCGTGCTCGGCCAGTTCGTATTCCGCAAGCTGGAGGGGTCCTTTGCCCAACGCCTCTGA
- a CDS encoding DapH/DapD/GlmU-related protein, translating into MSDISPHAVIGEGVTLGSNVKIGPGAVILGPCTIEDDVWIGPGAQIGAPPEMSSLPQNAAWSGDLQHAGVRIRSGAVIREGAVIHQGTYRETTVGSRSWVLNRAYLAHDVLLGDDATVSAGVSIGGHCVIGDRVNIGMNAVVHQRRIIAPGAMVGMGTPVTRDVPPFAKVYGTPPRLAGVNAVGLERAGHDPRLAEVLLARYRSGDLLTDADPGSSELGTLSGIATWWASQAELRPVATALAS; encoded by the coding sequence ATGAGCGATATCAGCCCCCACGCGGTCATCGGCGAGGGCGTCACCCTCGGCAGCAACGTGAAGATCGGGCCGGGGGCCGTCATCCTCGGCCCCTGCACGATCGAGGACGACGTCTGGATCGGGCCGGGGGCCCAGATCGGCGCTCCGCCCGAGATGTCGAGCCTGCCCCAGAACGCCGCCTGGAGCGGCGACCTGCAGCACGCGGGGGTGCGCATCCGATCGGGCGCGGTGATCCGCGAGGGGGCCGTGATCCATCAGGGCACCTACCGGGAGACCACCGTGGGCTCCCGCAGCTGGGTGCTGAATCGCGCTTACCTGGCTCACGACGTGCTCCTGGGCGACGATGCGACCGTCTCGGCCGGCGTCTCGATCGGCGGCCACTGCGTGATCGGGGATCGGGTGAACATCGGCATGAACGCCGTCGTGCACCAGCGCCGCATCATCGCCCCCGGCGCCATGGTCGGCATGGGCACCCCCGTCACCCGCGATGTGCCCCCGTTCGCGAAGGTCTACGGCACGCCGCCCCGCCTCGCGGGCGTGAACGCGGTGGGTCTCGAGCGAGCCGGGCACGATCCCCGCCTGGCCGAGGTGCTGCTCGCGCGCTACCGCTCGGGGGATCTCCTCACCGACGCCGATCCGGGATCGTCGGAGCTCGGAACGCTGAGCGGCATCGCGACCTGGTGGGCCTCCCAAGCCGAACTGCGCCCGGTGGCCACCGCCTTGGCCTCTTGA